In Oncorhynchus clarkii lewisi isolate Uvic-CL-2024 chromosome 16, UVic_Ocla_1.0, whole genome shotgun sequence, one genomic interval encodes:
- the LOC139368177 gene encoding lysosomal dipeptide transporter MFSD1 has product MAQPAEKAYYRFLVLFFNCLLTFGSYFCFDIPSVLQDQFQGNLTCANTTVINGTVDCVEGLGMTPQEYNLLYAIYAWTNAVVVIMAGFLIDKLGNRFGVFLFSFLCVLGSAIFALGSHFKGTGYLLPLMLTGRLLFGSGNGSLTIVQNRITAFWFRGKELALAFGLTLAFSRLGSVLNFFLTQRFQAQYGMQWTLWGGAFLCVLGFMSAITVSALDKVGMKQLGLDGAIQEESRKVRFQDVKLLSLRYWLLVLTIMFFYNGIFPFIADASKFIQDKYSDYSQKEAAYIAGAVYDSSLVLSATVGILIDNVGLRGVFAVSCAVLTLPVFGLLAFTFVPPLVSTIWLGVTYSFAAASMWPSIPLVVPQATLGTAMGLATSVQMVGIGISNLVVGQILGTKSSDAKIPLWRWQQMMIFMLANTIACIVTSVVLNIVDHRQGGILNKTTKRSGSPPPSGPSDREPLVEGEEGQNDEGAVRSPSNSS; this is encoded by the exons ATGGCGCAGCCGGCAGAGAAAG CATACTACCGCTTTCTGGTATTGTTCTTCAACTGCCTGCTCACGTTTGGCTCCTACTTCTGCTTCGATATCCCTAGTGTCCTCCAGGACCAGTTCCAAGGG AATTTGACGTGTGCCAATACAACCGTGATCAATGGGACAGTGGACTGTGTGGAGGGACTGGGGATGACCCCTCAGGAGTATAATCTGCTCTATGCCATCTATGCCTGGAC TAATGCAGTGGTGGTTATAATGGCTGGGTTCCTTATTGACAAACTAGGCAACCGCT ttggtgtgttcctcttctccttcctgtgtgtgctGGGGTCAGCCATCTTTGCTCTGGGTTCTCACTTCAAAGGAACAGGTTACCTGCTCCCTCTCATGCTCACCGGCCGTTTGCTGTTTGGCTCTGGCAATGGATCCCTCACCA TTGTCCAGAACCGGATTACAGCGTTCTGGTTCCGGGGGAAGGAGCTGGCCCTGGCGTTTGGCCTGACCCTGGCCTTCTCCCGCCTGGGCTCCGTCCTCAACTTCTTCCTCACCCAGCGGTTCCAGGCCCAGTACGGCATGCAGTGGACCCTATGGGGAG gtgCCTTCCTGTGTGTGCTGGGCTTCATGTCTGCCATCACGGTCAGTGCCCTGGACAAGGTGGGCATGAAGCAGCTGGGACTGGATGGGGCCATTCAGGAAGAGTCACGCAAAGTG AGGTTTCAGGACGTGAAGCTGCTCTCTCTCAGATACTGGCTGTTGGTTCTCACCATCATGTTCTTCTACAACGGCATCTTTCCCTTCATAGCTGACGCCAG TAAGTTCATACAAGACAAGTACAGTGACTACAGCCAGAAAGAGGCAGCCTACATCGCTGGTGCCGTATATGACAGCTCCCTTGTCCTCTCTGCCACTGTCGGAATTCTCATC GACAATGTGGGTTTGCGTGGGGTCTTTGCCGTGTCCTGTGCTGTCCTCACGCTTCCTGTCTTTGGCCTCCTGGCCTTCACTTTTGTCCCCCCTCTGGTATCCACCATCTGGCTGGGGGTCACCTACTCCTTCGCTGCT GCAAGCATGTGGCCCTCTATTCCCCTGGTGGTCCCTCAGGCAACTCTGGGGACAGCTATGGGCCTTGCCACCTCAGTACAGATGGTAGGAATTGGCATATCCAACCTTGTCGTTGGCCAGATCTTGGGAACCAAGTCAAG TGACGCTAAGATCCCACTGTGGCGCTGGCAGCAGATGATGATCTTCATGTTGGCCAACACCATCGCCTGCATCGTCACCTCTGTGGTGCTCAACATCGTGGACCACCGCCAG GGTGGGATTCTGAATAAGACGACCAAGAGATCTGGCTCCCCGCCCCCCAGCGGACCTTCAGACAGAGAACCTCtcgtggagggagaggaggggcagaATGACGAAGGGGCTGTTCGCTCTCCCTCCAACAGTTCCTAA
- the LOC139368175 gene encoding probable crossover junction endonuclease EME2, producing the protein MSVLKRAKTWEISESEGESDAETKPSIKCIAFTDQSDDNNETATANSPTDSLEQDNKDHNTDCKSTAKTEPSDTLVAPRPARSGTASPGRKRRTKEEIETDRQRVEERKEAREKLKRVRAEEKEERREDQQRRKEAAERQKSLRPENCLKCLTVCIDPALLQDDGSDVLLGTLSAVEWRSSIETQQLPHSITWTRDLPPEKDSSGPLEEEQVLLVLGLTDFMSMVVSVKQTLHGNWEESAVESVFKLLSECLNRDAKMAVTVLVMGSNANSWTGTWDVPELSQRSQLGMEDLDIEEVLVFLQLYRNITVVFLDSWQDVTDHVCAVTKALSKRPYKLLTERCELPFCVDGSWASGVRVERDGAGLGEVWSRQITQLNRVSPAVASTLTTAYPSPQILLQAYSSLESEEEKRGLLAGLLVKTGGKERRIGPEISARVYRSLTAQNPQLVLD; encoded by the exons ATGTCCGTATTGAAAAGAGCCAAAACATGGGAGATATCTGAATCTGAGGGCGAAAGCGATGCTGAAACTAAACCTTCAATCAAATGCATTGCATTTACCGATCAGAGTGACGATAACAATGAAACAGCGACGGCcaatagtcctactgacagtctCGAACAGGACAACAAAGACCACAACACAGATTGCAAGTCAACAGCCAAAACCGAACCAAGTGACACACTGGTGGCTCCACGACCCGCTAGGTCCGGTACCGCAAGTCCGGGGAGAAAACGCCGAACCAAagaggagatagagacagacagacagagagttgaggagaggaaggaggccAGAGAGAAACTCAAGAGGGTGAGGGccgaagagaaagaggagaggcgagaagatCAACAAAGGAGAAAAGAAGCTGCAGAGCGTCAAAAGAGCCTCAGACCTGAGAACTGTTTGAAGTGCCTGACTGTCTGTATTGATCCAG CTCTACTGCAGGATGATGGATCGGATGTGTTGCTGGGAACTCTGTCTGCAGTTGAGTGGAGGAGCAGCATTGAGACACAGCAGCTCCCTCACAGCATCACTTGGACCAGAGATCTTCCGCCG GAGAAAGACAGCAGTGGACCACTGGAGGAGGAGCAGGTTCTGCTGGTGTTGGGTCTGACTGACTTCATGAGCATGGTGGTGTCAGTCAAACAG ACACTGCATGGCAACTGGGAGGAATCGGCAGTGGAGTCTGTCTTCAAGCTTTTGTCCGAGTGCCTCAACCGAGATGCCAAGATGGCGGTTACTGTTTTAGTGATGGGATCCAACGCAAATAGCTG GACTGGGACATGGGATGTACCCGAGTTGAGCCAAAGATCTCAGTTGGGAATGGAGGATCTGGACATTGAGGAG GTATTGGTTTTCCTGCAACTGTACCGGAACATTACTGTGGTCTTCCTGGACAGCTGGCAGGATGTCACAGACCACGTGTGTGCCGTCACCAAGGCCCTGTCCAAACGGCCCTACAA ACTGCTGACGGAGCGGTGCGAGTTGCCGTTCTGTGTGGATGGCTCATGGGCCAGTGGGGTGCGTGTGGAGCGGGATGGAGCTGGGCTGGGCGAGGTGTGGAGCAGGCAGATCACACAGCTCAACAGGGTCAGCCCTGCAGTGGCCTCCACTTTGACCACAGCCTACCCCTCACCGCAGATACTACTGCAG GCCTACAGTAGCTTAGAGtctgaggaagagaagagggggcTGCTGGCAGGCCTACTAGTGAAgactggagggaaggagagacgcATCGGACCTGAAATCTCAGCCAGAGTCTACCGTTCCCTCACAGCGCAAAACCCCCAGCTGGTCCTGGACTAG